Genomic DNA from Sporosarcina sp. ANT_H38:
AGTTAAATACAGCCGTATGCAACCTGGTTATAAAGCATACTTAGAATATATGAAGATGCTTTATGATGAAAAGCTTTTCGACTCAGAGAGTTTCTCACAAACTAGCGAACAGAAAAAAGGTAAAGGTGTAGACAATAGGATAGGACTGTTTGCCGACTGGTTCCCATTCTTCACATTAGGAACACCAGTAGATGGTACTGAAAACCCAATGATGAAACCAATTACAAGTGACCTAGTTGAAGTACCTACAATCCCAATGAGCGAAGGCATTTCGCCTGGTGCATTTGCGATCACTGATATTAACAAGAACCCAGCAGCGAGTATTCGATGGGTTGATTATCTTTATTCAGAAGAGGGCTATACGTTATTCAATAAAGGACCAGAGGGTATTTTATGGGACTTTGCAAATGAAGAAAAAACGATTAGAAAACAGAATGAAAAACCAACTGAATTTATTTCAGCCGAAGATTGGCGCGGATCGCTTACGCCTGATTACGGAATTGCAACACCGAAGCTTGCTTTCGATTTAGAGTGGGCTGGTGAGAGTGAGTTCCCAGATTGGGTTAGGGAAGAAACAGTAGAAAAAATTCATTCAGTAGGGCATGTACCATTACCACAATTATTTGTAACAGCAGATGAACAAAAGGAAATCAATCGAATCAGAACGGATTTAGATCCATATGTATTACAAATGGAAGCGAAGTTTATCTCTGGAGCAGAACCAATGGAAAATTGGGATAAATATGTAGAAACGATTAAAAAAATGAAAGTTGATAGACTCGTTGAATTATATAATGATGCCTATCAAAGTTACCTGTCAAATTAATGAAGAGTGCTTACTTATTTATTTATTAAACGACTACCAACTGTTTGATGAGAATAGGATGAAATTATTAATGTGTGGCTCCAGTTAAGAACTGGGGCCACACATTTTAAATTGTATTATTAATCGTAATATTGACAAAAAATAAAATTGTGATTATAATAGAACAGGTTCCGTTCTTAAAAGTATTACTATTTTGGAGGTGAAATCATGATGATTGGTAATATTGTTGAGAAGATAATGACAATCGGAAATTGGCTTGCTAAATTGGTCTATCTTCAAATTCTATGGATTGTATTTACTATACTCGGACTTGTAGCATTTGGAATTATGCCAGCTACAACGGCAATGTTTTACGTGATTCGCAAATGGATCGAAAAAGATCCAAATATACCTATATTTGATACTTTTTACAAGAGTTATAGAGCAGATTTCTTAAAATCTAATGGACTTGGTATTGCATTGATTGGTATAGGTATATTTTTGTACTATGATTATACTATCTCGAAATTAGAAATAGGAATACCGGTACTTCATTTTCTAATAATGGTAATTTCCTTTTTTTACTTTATCTTCTTGCTATACTTTTTCCCTGTTTTTGCACGCTATAATATGAAACCGTTTGAACAGTTCAGAAAGTCATTCTATCTTTCCATAAGTAGACCCCTAGAAACATTCGCAATGATTATTAGTTTTGTTCCATTATATTTTTTCTTTAATCTATTCCCGTTTTTCTTTGTGGTTGCCGGTGCTCCTCTGATTGCTTTTCCATCCATGTGGTTCGCAAATAGGGCATTCATGCAAATTGAAGGTAGGAATTCCTGACATATAAATAAAATGAATTGACGATTTAGTAATACTTGAAATCTGCTTCATAATCTCGAATTGTAATTCTTTGAGTATTACTTGCGAAATATACTGAAAACGATTACAATGAAATTGTAATATTCTTTTTAAAGTCTTTAAACATGATTACTAATAAATGCAGGCATCTTTTTTAAAAAAAGAATAATGTAATCCATTACATTGCATGTAAGCGCT
This window encodes:
- a CDS encoding extracellular solute-binding protein; the encoded protein is MRKLKILFVFTLLISMLAACGPNDKEKVKISTEPDANFNAEGYPIVDEPVTISMFGTKVGQTDWKEMAFFKAMEEKTNIKFDFRTPNLDSLATQKNLMFASGDYSEILFAADLSNEEQIKNGGQGTLIPLEDLIEKYAPNIKKMFEEHPDVKKGITARDGHIYALPQVAKGDNWYRGPLWYNNTFLEALEVTELPETTDELYELLKRMRDEDPNGNGKADEIPLTANGMDDIRQFFLGAFGVLDSSTGAYAVDGEVKYSRMQPGYKAYLEYMKMLYDEKLFDSESFSQTSEQKKGKGVDNRIGLFADWFPFFTLGTPVDGTENPMMKPITSDLVEVPTIPMSEGISPGAFAITDINKNPAASIRWVDYLYSEEGYTLFNKGPEGILWDFANEEKTIRKQNEKPTEFISAEDWRGSLTPDYGIATPKLAFDLEWAGESEFPDWVREETVEKIHSVGHVPLPQLFVTADEQKEINRIRTDLDPYVLQMEAKFISGAEPMENWDKYVETIKKMKVDRLVELYNDAYQSYLSN
- a CDS encoding YesL family protein, with the protein product MMIGNIVEKIMTIGNWLAKLVYLQILWIVFTILGLVAFGIMPATTAMFYVIRKWIEKDPNIPIFDTFYKSYRADFLKSNGLGIALIGIGIFLYYDYTISKLEIGIPVLHFLIMVISFFYFIFLLYFFPVFARYNMKPFEQFRKSFYLSISRPLETFAMIISFVPLYFFFNLFPFFFVVAGAPLIAFPSMWFANRAFMQIEGRNS